In the Candidatus Zixiibacteriota bacterium genome, ACCACGCCATGCGATATGGTCGAGAAGGAACCAAGCACTGTCCAGAAGGCCACTAAGCCGTGCCGGGAATCGAAGGACTGCAAGTGGACGCGGCCGGCATCTTGCGCCGAGAAGCCGTTGAGGAAGCCCAGGGTATCGAGAATGAAGATGCTGTCGAGTGTGACGGCGATGAGTTCGCCTTCGGTGTGAGTCATGTCCGGAGTGCCGGTTTCGAGCCGCGCCCAGGAGCCGTAGGCTTCGTGTTGCGTCACGCGCGGGGTTTCGAGCCAGCGATTCGGCGCGATGGTACCGGCGCAGGCGGCGAGCATCAGGCACGAGGCGGCGACCAGTGCCGAGCAGAAACTAATTCGCGCTGCCGGCATAACGACTCTTCCAGAAATAGGCTTCCATTTCGCTTTCGATGCGTTTGTACTGGGGCGCCAGGACACGCATGGCCTGCTCGGGCTGCATCAGGATCATCATCGCCATCTCCGGATTGCGCTCGGCCTTCCAGTCTTCGCGCATCCACTCGAGATAGTAACCACGACTCTCCAGCCAGTACTCGTACTGCGGCGGTGATGGCGGCAGATCGAAGAAGAGTTCGAAGGTGTCGCCCGGCATGGACATGATCGGTTGATTGTCAACCAAGAGCGCCGCCAGAACGGAATCGCCCTGCCCGTTGCCGAATTTGATGGCCGAGGGTTTAATGCGCTCGACCGGCACCTGATCACCAAGACGTGCCAGTTGCGCGAGGTCGACACGCCAGCAGCCACGGGTCATACGCAATTGCAGTTTCTTGACCGATTCGTCGTGTTTGCCCAAGCGCACGAGATGAACGTCGACCGCCAGCGGACCGGTTTCGCGGAAGGCGTCGACCCGGTACCAGCCGCCGCTGGTGTCTGGGAGCCAGACCTCAATGTCCGAGAGAGCCTCGCCGAAACCGCGGAACTTGGTCAATGATTCTTGGCCCTGCCGCTGCAGGCGGGCGAAGTAGTCGGCAACATCTTCGCCCATGAAGGCCAGGGTCTTATAGAACAGAAAGGTCGTCAGGAGGGTTTGGCGGCAGCCGATGATCAGGCCCAATTCCCCGCTCAGGGGACGTTCGAACTCGACATTGACGGTGTCCTTGGTAGCCAGATCGGTGGAATCGGCGAGAGTGAACCATTCGCGGCCATCAATGGCAGTGACCATCGCGCTGTAGTCGCAGCAGGTACCGAACCACTGGGGATTGGTTGTTTCGAGCACGGGGTAGAATTCGCCGGCGGCGGTCGCGACGATGCGGGTGCTATCGGACCGGGGTGCCGCGAGCAGGTTGACGCTTCTGACGACATGGGTTTCGTAAGCTTCGTTAGTCATAACGAGGCGCGCCCGCGGTGGGGAGAATCGTGCCCGCCAGAGCGCATCGATGTCGGTTCGTTCGAGGGCGGGCGCAACGCTGGAGGAAAAGCCCTCGGCCTGGAGGAGGAGGCTGTCGCCATCATCGACGTAGAAAGTCGGGCAGGAGCCGAAACAAGCCTTGGGGTCGGCGATGCAGACAATGGTAATCGCGAGCGAGGCAACGGTAACGATCGAGAGTGCGGCGATGGCGGCGGAGGTGCGAGGCACGTTGGTTTCGAAGATGGCCACCGAGTCGATGCTCAGCACGTACTGCCCCGAATCGATCAAATCGCGATTCCAGTCAAGATGGCGACCGAAGCCGCCGACGGTGGCGCCAGTAGAAGGGACGGCCCAGTCGTGGAGGATATAGATGTCGCCAGCCTTCATGTGGACTTTGAGATACTTGGCCTCGGGGTTGAGCAGACGGGAGGCCTTGGGGCGCACCAACTCGCGTTCCTGCGTCATGACGGAGCAGCCGGCCAGGAGCAGCGCAAGCAGCGCGATGGTGAGCAACCGGATCAGGGATCTTGCGGCAGAATTGACCAAATCGCACTCCGCGTTGGGTGCCGGATGAGATGGATGTTCAATTCGAGTTGAAGGTTCGCGGTGATAAGATTGCAGGAAGTCCATCCGTCTGTCAACCATTCATTTTCCGGCAGTCATCTTCATAGATCCAGCTCCAGGCCTTCGCGCGCCAAGCGGATTTGGCGGACGCCCCAGCGCAGCAGCTCCCGTCGCGCTGACTGGGAATCAAAGCCGACGTCGGTATGCGTGACAAGGACGAGGGTAACGCCGGCGGTGCGGAGCAAGGAACCGAGAGCGGCAAAGTCAACGTGGCTGGCCTCGACAACGAGCAGGTTGGTGGCGGCGAGAATACCGGTCAGATCGGCGGCCTGACCGAGGTCAGAGGAATAAACGAGGCGGCGACGGGAGGCCTGAACAACAAAGGAGTAACACTGCGCCTGGTTGGGTTTGCCTGATCCTGTAAGAAGTTGGCGATGACGTTGGAGGTGGCTATTGGGATGCGCCTTGACCTTGACAGCGCCGATCGAGAATTCGCCACCGGGATTGATCGGATGGATTTGTATCGGGAAGCTAAGTTTGAGCGGATAGAGGTAAGTCAGGTCGAAGAGCGACTTGATACCGGCGACGGCTTCAGAGGGAGCGTAGATGTCGAGCCGCGAACGGCGTTTGAGGATGTAGTTCCACTGGATGAAGAGCGGCAGACCCATGACATGATCGGCGTGCAGGTGCGAGATGACGACGGCATTGATGCGACGCGGATCATGGCCGAGCCGTTGCATCGCGGAGCTGGCGCCTTCGCCGATATCGAGGAGGATGCGCTGTTGTCCGGCCTGCAAGAGGTAGCAGGAACAGGCCAGCCGGGGATGCGGATTGCCGGAGGAGCAGCCGATGACGGTCAGTTTGGGCATGGCGAACTTCGGCGAGAATGCCGGCGGCACCGTGCTGCCGGATCGGGGTTACGATTCGAAGACTTCACGGAAAACACGGATGGCCTCGGCGATGTCCTCGCGGTTGACATCCATGTGGGTGACACAGCGGATCTTGTGGCGGCCGAAGCCGACGGCGAGGACGCCCTTCTCCTTCAGGGCGGCGACGACATCGCTAACTTCGCGGCCCGATTTCTCGATGCCGATGACGACGATATTGGTTTGGACGCTGTCGAGGTCGATGTAGACCTCTTCGATCTCGGAGAGGGATTCGGCGAGATACCAGGCGTTGTCGTGGTCTTCAGCGAGGCGGGCGATGTTGTGATCGAGGGCGTAGACAGCCGCAGCGGCGAGGATACCGACCTGGCGCATACCGCCGCCGAACATTTTGCGATTTCGGCGGGCGATAGCGATGAGGTCGCGGTCGGCGACGACGGCCGAGCCGATCGGCGCGCCGAGGCCCTTGGAGAAGCAGACGTTGATCGTGTCGGCGAACTGGGCATAGTCAGAGAGCGGGATGCCGGTGGCGACGTGGGCGTTCCAGATGCGGGCGCCGTCGAGGTGGATGGCGACGCGGTTTTCGTCGGCCAGCTCGCGCAGCGATTGCATGCCGTCGATCGGGAAAATTGTGCCGCCGGCGCGATTGTGGGTGTTTTCAATAGCGATAATGCCGGTACGGGGCGAATGAAGATCGCCGCCACGCAGCAGCGGGGCGATATCGGCGGCGGTGAAGACGCCGCGGACGCCGCGGACGACGTGGAAGAGCAAGCCCGAAAGCGCCGCTCCGGCGGCGGCTTCATAGTTGAAGATGTGGCAGCCCTCGTCGCAGATAATTTCCTCGCCCGGCTGGGCGAGGGAGCGGATCGCGACTTGATTTCCCATGGTGCCGGAGGGCACGAACAAGGCGGCTTCCTTGCCGAACATCTCGGCAACTTTGCGTTCGAGACGGATGACGGTGGGATCGTCGCCGAAGACGTCATCACCGACCTCGGCGGAGGCGATAGCATTGCGCATCGCTTCGGACGGACGAGTGACGGTGTCGGATCTGAGGTCGATGTATTGCATGCGAGGAAAAGAAGGGCAGTTGTTGGGGGTGGGTCAAGGAAAAAGCGAGAGGGGGGTTGACTAAGGCAGCGCGGGCCACCAGGCCATCATCAGGTACATGACCAGGCCGGAGGTCAGGGGGACGGTGAGGTTGTCGTCGCGGTAGATGGAGACGGCTTCGACGAGAGCCGCAACGATCGCGCCAACCACACCGACGGTATAGGGAACCTTGGGCACGAGGACGATGATCAGGAGTGCCACGGCCAGGAAGCCGAGAGCGCCTTCGAGGGATTTTGGGCCGCGGATCTTGTGTTTGCCGAACTTGCGGCCGACCATGGCCGAGGCGACATCGCCGGCGATTTCGAAGGTAATCGCGGTCGCGGCGAGCCAGCGTGGAAACAAGGCGATGGTCAGGGTTCCGGCCAGCAGGATGTAGAAGGCGCCGGTGAAGTTGCCGTTGCGTTCTTTGGGGCGGATCATGCCGCCGACGAAAGGTTCAATCCAAAGCCAGGGGGCGAGGCGGCGGAGGCGGAAGACCTCGAAGGCGGCGACAATGAGGAAGGCGGTCGCCATGACGCCAATGGCCCACGGCCGGGGGAAAATGATGTAGCTGGTGGGAATCAGCAAAGCGATGAAGTGCGTCGCTTTGCGCAACGCCTCTTGCTGATAGCTGATGTTGCTGTGATCAGTCTCCACGCGGCGGTTGCGCCTGCTGGAGTGAATCGGCGATTTGGAAGTAGCGCGGCGCATTGGCGAAGTCGATCTGCTTCCAGAGATCGTCGTAACGGACGATTTTCCGACCCTTCTTCAACCACGACACCCACTTGTTTTCCTGCTCCGCGTAAGCCTGCTCGCGCAGTTTGCGCCGCACATCGTTCTTGGCGGCCGAGAACTCCAGCTGCATTTTCTTGTCGAGGACTTTGACCAGGTGGAAGCCCCATTTGGTGCGCACCGGTCCAGTGACCTGGCCGACTTGAGTGAGCCAGGCCTTGTCGTACAGGGCCGAGTCGACATCGTTGCGACCGATCCAGCCGAGATCGAAGGCGGCCTCTTTGAAGTCCTGCTCGCCGGGGTAGTACTGCATGGCCACCTCCTTGAAGTCGGCGCCGGCGCGGACCTCGCGCAGTGCAGCCACGGCCTTCAGCGAATCCGCGAAGACGACCTGCTGGATTTGCACCGGCTTGTCGGCGTTGAACTCTTTCCGGTGTTTGTTGTAGTAGCCTTCAAGTTCGGCATCGCTCCACTCGAGATTGGTGGGGATGCGGTCGCGGCCGATGCGGTTTTGGATTTCGGAGCGGCGGAGGTTGTTGTAAGCGGTCTTGATCGTATCGGTGTCGAAGTAGCCGAGTTGACGGCTGACCGCGGAGAGCACCCAGGGCGCGGATTTCGAGATCACCAGGCTCTTGCGCACGTCGGGTGTGATTTCGACGCCGCGGCGGCCGGTGCGATACATCATTTCGTACTCGCGCAGGACGCCGGCGGTGATCGTATCGGTGCCGTTAACGATGCAGACCCAATCGTACTGGTCGTAGTCACCGACGTCACGAGTGAGAATATCATCGTTCCATTCATAGCTGGCCAGTTGGAAAACGCTGTCGACGAAGTGCTGGGCGATGCGGGTGTCGATCTGCATCGCGAGCTG is a window encoding:
- a CDS encoding MBL fold metallo-hydrolase, with translation MPKLTVIGCSSGNPHPRLACSCYLLQAGQQRILLDIGEGASSAMQRLGHDPRRINAVVISHLHADHVMGLPLFIQWNYILKRRSRLDIYAPSEAVAGIKSLFDLTYLYPLKLSFPIQIHPINPGGEFSIGAVKVKAHPNSHLQRHRQLLTGSGKPNQAQCYSFVVQASRRRLVYSSDLGQAADLTGILAATNLLVVEASHVDFAALGSLLRTAGVTLVLVTHTDVGFDSQSARRELLRWGVRQIRLAREGLELDL
- the ltaE gene encoding low-specificity L-threonine aldolase, coding for MQYIDLRSDTVTRPSEAMRNAIASAEVGDDVFGDDPTVIRLERKVAEMFGKEAALFVPSGTMGNQVAIRSLAQPGEEIICDEGCHIFNYEAAAGAALSGLLFHVVRGVRGVFTAADIAPLLRGGDLHSPRTGIIAIENTHNRAGGTIFPIDGMQSLRELADENRVAIHLDGARIWNAHVATGIPLSDYAQFADTINVCFSKGLGAPIGSAVVADRDLIAIARRNRKMFGGGMRQVGILAAAAVYALDHNIARLAEDHDNAWYLAESLSEIEEVYIDLDSVQTNIVVIGIEKSGREVSDVVAALKEKGVLAVGFGRHKIRCVTHMDVNREDIAEAIRVFREVFES
- a CDS encoding peptidylprolyl isomerase, whose product is MKLRLALILIVGLTGGALWLAGCEKDTPRIQQEGPINANTVIATVDNETITLGEVLRELDQLTIPGSNKAATPENAYNEVLYRKLAFIKAGDFGDFDPKEIHRLARNRLHDVVMQYMFWDRISQHTVVPDSSIDSFYRVNLPSYTTPARRAVTHILMSDNPKAWEATGFDVTGWSTETLKAKEKELIDRYYQEIQNGADIAELAAKYSHDSNSKARRGDSGWFRREDMVEEFSNAAFSLPVGAVSKPFKSIYGWHILRVDSASAEHVVPLDESLRAQIRQQLAMQIDTRIAQHFVDSVFQLASYEWNDDILTRDVGDYDQYDWVCIVNGTDTITAGVLREYEMMYRTGRRGVEITPDVRKSLVISKSAPWVLSAVSRQLGYFDTDTIKTAYNNLRRSEIQNRIGRDRIPTNLEWSDAELEGYYNKHRKEFNADKPVQIQQVVFADSLKAVAALREVRAGADFKEVAMQYYPGEQDFKEAAFDLGWIGRNDVDSALYDKAWLTQVGQVTGPVRTKWGFHLVKVLDKKMQLEFSAAKNDVRRKLREQAYAEQENKWVSWLKKGRKIVRYDDLWKQIDFANAPRYFQIADSLQQAQPPRGD